GGACGACCGAGGGGGTCCGGCCGGTCGCGCCGTCCGCGGTTCCCGACGGGTTCCTGGGGACCGAGCCGCGACCGCTGGAGGCGGCCGAGGTCGAAGCGATGACCGAGCGGTTCGTCGACGCCGCCGAGCGGGCGCAGGCCGCCGGATTCGACGGCGTGGAGCTCCACGCCGCACACGGCTACCTCGTCGGGCAGTTCATCTCGAGCCGCACTAACCGCCGCGACGACAGGTACGGCGGCGACCTCGAGGGTCGCATGACGTTCCCGCTCGACATCGTGGACGGGATCAGAGAGCGGGTCGGCGACGGGTTCACGGTCGGCGTCCGGCTCAGCGCCGACGAGTTCGTCGAGGGGGGCAACGACCTCGCGGACGCGAAGCGGGCCGCGAGCACGTTCGAGGAGTCGGGGGTCGACTACGTGAGCGTCACCTCGGGCATCTACGAGTCGATGCCGAAGCTCCTCGAACCGATGCGCTTCGAGGAGGGGTGGCGGACGTACCTCGCCGACGAGATCGGCGACGTCGTCGACGTGCCGACGATCGCCGTCGGCTCCATCCGGCAGCCGTCGACGGCCGCCGCGACCCTCGAGGCGGGCCACGCGGACCTCGTCGCCGTCGGCCGCGGGCTGATCGCGGACCCCCACTTCCCGCGGAAGGCGAAGGCGGGACGGGTCGCCGACATCAACCGGTGTATCGGCTGTAACCTCGGCTGTCTCGGCGAGGGGATCTTCGCCGACCGGACGATGGGCTGTACCGTCAACCCGACGGTGGGCCGCGAACGCGAGTTCGCGACCCTCGAGAAGGCGCCCGAGACGAAGCGGGTGCTCGTCGCCGGCGGCGGCCCGGCGGGCGCCGAGGCCGCCGCGTGGGCCGCCGTCCGCGGCCACGACGTGACGCTGTACGAGGAACGCGAGGCGATCGGCGGCCAACTCGAACTCGCGGCGGCGCCGCCGGGACGGGGGAAAATCGAGTGGTTCCGGGAGCACCTGGAACGCGAACTCGACCGACACGAGGTCGACGTTCGCCTCGGCGAACGCCTCGACCGTGAGACCGTCGAGCGGGCTGACCCGGACGCCGTCGTCGTCGCGACGGGTGCCCGCCCGGGCGTCCCGGACGTCGACGGCGCGGCGGACGAGGACGTCCTGCAGGTCTGGGACGTCCTGACCGGCGCGGTCCCCGACGACGCCGACTCGGTCGCGATCGTCGGCGCCGGGCAGGCGGGCATCGAGACCGCGGAGTTCCTGGCGGATCGTGGCATCGAGGTGACGCTCCTCGAGATGCGCGACGAGATCGCCCCCGAGATGGAGGCGATCACCCGGTTCGACGTGCTCGAACGGTACGGGGAGCGAGACGACATCTCGTGGCACACCGGCGTCCGGGTGACGGCGATCGAGGACGGGACCGTCGTCGCGGCGGCCGAGGACGGGACGGAACGGCGGTTCGAGGCCGACGCGGTCGCGCTGGCGACCGGCAGCGAGCCGAACGACGGCCTCGTCGAAGCGCTCGCGGACGTCGACGCGGACGTCTACGTCGTCGGCGACGCGCGCGAGCCCGGGAACATCCTGCACGCGGTCGAGGAGGGCTGCGAGACCGGGCTCTCGATCGGCGCCCGCTACCCGACTACCAGTCCGACGCGGTAGTCGTTCGACGCTCGCGTCGGTCGTGCGGTGATTCTTCCGCTCTGGTGTTAGGTTAGAAACGTGGCCTCGGCACTCATAGGGCTCGTCACCGCCGGGTGCCGAGTCCGGCTCGGAGCGGGTGCGTCGTCATCGGCCGGCCGAGGGTACGAACGCCACCGAAAAGACGGTTCGGGTCGCCGTCCCGGAGGGTGAGGCTTAAGCGGCGTCGGCGACGACGACCCGACCGATGCCCGCGCGCCCCCTCGAATGCGATACCGACCCGGTCGTCAGCTTCGTCGTTCCGGCGCGAAACGAGGCGGCGTACCTCCGGGGAACGCTCTCGAGCCTCGCCGCGCTCGACACGGCCTACGGGTACGAGGCCGTCGTCGTCGACGGGAACTCCACGGACGCGACCCCGGAGATCGCCCGCGAGTACGGCGCGCGGGTGGTCGCCGGCGACGGGGACGGGGTCGCCAGCGCGCGCAACCGCGGCGCCGAGCGCGCCGCCGGCGAGTGGCTGGCGTTCGTCGACGCCGACACCGCGGTGCGGGCGAACTACCTCACCGCGATGCTGGGGTTCGTCGAGGCCGAGGGGATGGAGGCGGCCTCCTCGTACTGCCGGATCACCGGCCCCCGCCGCGGGAAGCTGGTGGAGGCGACGATCAACCACGTCTTCTCGCGGCTCCGGCGACCCGTCCTGCCGGGGTTCAACTTCTTCGTCCGCCGCGGGACGTTCGAGGCGGCCGGGGGCTTCCCGGACGTGCCAAACGAGGACACCGCGCTGAGCCGCGAACTCGCCCGCGAGGTGCCGACGGGCTACTGCCGGCGGGTGCTCGTCGAGAGCTCCGGCCGGCGGATCGCCGCGAGGGGGCTGACGGGGACGCTGTGGTACTACGCCCGGCTGGACCGGGAGCGGATCGCCGCGGACTACTGAGTGCCAGACCGCGGGGCTTCTTGTCCGTCGCCACGAGAGCCGACGTATGAACCTGCCAGCCGTCGGACTCGGGACGATGGGGATCGAGGAGCCGGCCCCGATCGAGACCGCCCTCGAACTGGGCTACCGGCACCTCGACACCGCCCAGATCTACGGCAACGAAGCCGTCGTCGGCGAAGCGATCGCCCGGAGCGACGTCCCCCGCGAGGCGCTGACCGTGGCGACGAAGGTGTGGGCCGACAGCCTCGCGCCCGCGGACGTCCGCCGGACGACCGCGGAGAGCCTCGACCGGCTGGGGCTGGCGTCCGTCGACCTGCTGTACGTCCACCGGCCGATCGAGACGTACGACCCCGAGACCACCCTGCCCGCCTTCGACGCCCTGCGCGAGGCGGGGACGGTCCGCGGCGTCGGCCTGAGCAACTTCACCCTCGCGGACCTCGGGACCGCCCGCGAGGTCCTCGACGCGCCGATCGCCGCCCATCAGGTCGAGTTCCACCCGCTGTTCCAGCCCGACGCGCTCCTCGATCACGCCCGCGAGCGCGGCTACCCGCTCGTCGCCTACTCGCCGCTCGCCGGCGGCCGCGTCCGCGACGTCGAGGAAGTCGTCGCCGTCGCCGAGAAACACGACGCCACGCCCGAGGCGGTTTCGATCGCGTGGCTGTGCGGGAAGGAGAACGTGGTGCCGATCCCGAAAGCGAGCAGCCGAGCGCACCTCGAAGCGAACCTCGCCGCCCGGGACCTGGACCTCGACGACGAGGACGTGCGGGCGATCGACGGGATCGAGCGCACCGAGGAGCTGTTCCCCGAGTGAGCGCCGAGGTGCGATAGAGGCGGCCCGGAAACTTTGTCGCTACGCGTCGTGGAGTCCTCGTGACCGAGATCCCCGACGAGGCCGAACGGCTGTTAGAGAGCGAGCCGCTGATGGCCCACCTGGCGACCAGCGTCGACGACCGCCCGCACGTCGCGCCGGTCTGGTACCACTACGACGACGGGACGGTCGAGATCGTGACCACCGGCCGGAAACTCGGAAACGTCCGCGAGAACCCGCGGGTCGCGCTCTCGGTCCAGAAGGACGAGGACGGCGACCCGCGGTGGGCCGCGACGATGCTCGGCCGCGCCCGCGTCGTCGACGACGAGACCGAGAGCCGGGCGGCGAGACGCCGGATCAACGAGAAGTACGGCGCCGACCCGGACGCCTACCCGGAGAACGCGCTCGTCCGGATCGACCTCGGCTCCGTCGCGTACTGGACGTACTGACGGCGGTCACTCCTCCGTCTCCGGCCGCGGCTCGCGGAGCCCGGGCAGCGGTTCGAGGTCGCGCAGGCGGCGCATCCGCGCGCGGAGGTCCGGGGGCGCGCCCGGCGGGCCGTCCGCGTCGGCCGACTCGCCCGCCAGTTCGTCGAGCGACTTCGGATACGGCCGGAGGTCCTTGTGGATCGCGATACCGGCGCGGGCGCCGTCGCCGATCGCGATCGTCGTCTGGTTCTGGCCGTGGGTGACGTCGCCGACGGCGTAGGCACCCTCGACGCTCGTCTCGCGGCGCTCGTCGACGGCGACGGCGCCGTCGCCGTCGAGGTCGCAGCCGAGGTCGGCCGCCAGATCGGAGGCGTACTCGGTGCCGTACATCGCGAAGCCGCCGCGGTAGTCGCGGTCGGCGCCGTCGGCGAACGAGAGGCCGCCGAGTCGGGGCTCGTCCTCTTCCGCCTCGCCGTCGGCGTAGACGGAGACGACCTCCGCGTCGACGCGCTCGATCGGGTGCGCCTCCACGAGGGCGCCGGTCTCCTCGTCCCACTCGGGGTCGCGGCCGTCCAGCAGGAGGTCGACGTCGTCGGTGAAGTTGCACATCGTCATCGCCACGTGGGCCGCGTGCTCGTCGTGGCCGAGGACGAAGACGGGCGCGTCGCCGAGCGCGTAGGCGTCGCAGTGCAGACAGTAGTGCAGCCCCCGGCCGGTGAACCGGCGCAGGCCCGACACCTCGGGGGGCAGGTCCCTGAAGCCGGTCGCGAAGACGACGCGCTCGGCCGCGAGCGTCCCGCGGGAAGCCTCGACGCGGAACCGGTACCCGTCCGCGCTCCCTTCCTCGCCGTCGACCCGTTCCACCCGCTCGACGGCGTCCGGGTAGAAGTCGCCGCCGTAGGTTTCGAGCTGGCGGACGCCGTGTTCGGACAGTTCGCTGCCCGAGACCGCCTCGGAGACGCCGAGCAGGTTGTGGACGTGGCTGACCGCCGCGTGGCGGCCGCCTTCCTTCTCGACCACCGCGGTCCGGTGGCCGAGTCTGGTCGTGTACAGCGCCGTCGTCAGGCCGGCGGGGCCGCCGCCGATCACGACGACGTCGTATCGAGGCTCGCTCATACGTCGTCGCTCGGGCGCCGGTCAGTTGAGCGTGCCCCGCGCGTGTGCACCGGGCCCGCCTACTCGCCCCCCTCGCTCCCCTCGACGCGCTCGCGCGCCGCCGCCACCACGAGCGGGAGCGTGATCGTCGCGTCGGCGTAGACCGAGACGTTCCGGGCGTCTTTCTCGAGTTTCCCCCACGAGCGCGCCTCGTCGAGCGTCGCGCCCG
The Salinilacihabitans rarus DNA segment above includes these coding regions:
- a CDS encoding NAD(P)/FAD-dependent oxidoreductase, translated to MSEPRYDVVVIGGGPAGLTTALYTTRLGHRTAVVEKEGGRHAAVSHVHNLLGVSEAVSGSELSEHGVRQLETYGGDFYPDAVERVERVDGEEGSADGYRFRVEASRGTLAAERVVFATGFRDLPPEVSGLRRFTGRGLHYCLHCDAYALGDAPVFVLGHDEHAAHVAMTMCNFTDDVDLLLDGRDPEWDEETGALVEAHPIERVDAEVVSVYADGEAEEDEPRLGGLSFADGADRDYRGGFAMYGTEYASDLAADLGCDLDGDGAVAVDERRETSVEGAYAVGDVTHGQNQTTIAIGDGARAGIAIHKDLRPYPKSLDELAGESADADGPPGAPPDLRARMRRLRDLEPLPGLREPRPETEE
- a CDS encoding glycosyltransferase, with the translated sequence MPARPLECDTDPVVSFVVPARNEAAYLRGTLSSLAALDTAYGYEAVVVDGNSTDATPEIAREYGARVVAGDGDGVASARNRGAERAAGEWLAFVDADTAVRANYLTAMLGFVEAEGMEAASSYCRITGPRRGKLVEATINHVFSRLRRPVLPGFNFFVRRGTFEAAGGFPDVPNEDTALSRELAREVPTGYCRRVLVESSGRRIAARGLTGTLWYYARLDRERIAADY
- a CDS encoding aldo/keto reductase encodes the protein MNLPAVGLGTMGIEEPAPIETALELGYRHLDTAQIYGNEAVVGEAIARSDVPREALTVATKVWADSLAPADVRRTTAESLDRLGLASVDLLYVHRPIETYDPETTLPAFDALREAGTVRGVGLSNFTLADLGTAREVLDAPIAAHQVEFHPLFQPDALLDHARERGYPLVAYSPLAGGRVRDVEEVVAVAEKHDATPEAVSIAWLCGKENVVPIPKASSRAHLEANLAARDLDLDDEDVRAIDGIERTEELFPE
- a CDS encoding FAD-dependent oxidoreductase, which translates into the protein MTEHEILFEPTTIGEMDVRNRLVMPPMGTNYADENGAVTERMLDYYAERARGGVGMVVVEVAAVEYPAGKAITRQLRIDDDKYVAGLSRLADRIGAHGARSVVQIHHAGRQTTTGTTEGVRPVAPSAVPDGFLGTEPRPLEAAEVEAMTERFVDAAERAQAAGFDGVELHAAHGYLVGQFISSRTNRRDDRYGGDLEGRMTFPLDIVDGIRERVGDGFTVGVRLSADEFVEGGNDLADAKRAASTFEESGVDYVSVTSGIYESMPKLLEPMRFEEGWRTYLADEIGDVVDVPTIAVGSIRQPSTAAATLEAGHADLVAVGRGLIADPHFPRKAKAGRVADINRCIGCNLGCLGEGIFADRTMGCTVNPTVGREREFATLEKAPETKRVLVAGGGPAGAEAAAWAAVRGHDVTLYEEREAIGGQLELAAAPPGRGKIEWFREHLERELDRHEVDVRLGERLDRETVERADPDAVVVATGARPGVPDVDGAADEDVLQVWDVLTGAVPDDADSVAIVGAGQAGIETAEFLADRGIEVTLLEMRDEIAPEMEAITRFDVLERYGERDDISWHTGVRVTAIEDGTVVAAAEDGTERRFEADAVALATGSEPNDGLVEALADVDADVYVVGDAREPGNILHAVEEGCETGLSIGARYPTTSPTR
- a CDS encoding pyridoxamine 5'-phosphate oxidase family protein; protein product: MTEIPDEAERLLESEPLMAHLATSVDDRPHVAPVWYHYDDGTVEIVTTGRKLGNVRENPRVALSVQKDEDGDPRWAATMLGRARVVDDETESRAARRRINEKYGADPDAYPENALVRIDLGSVAYWTY